A segment of the Neisseria chenwenguii genome:
CTGATGGGTTTGGGCGCATATCCTTCGAGCGACCGCCAGTTTTTGGGTATGCTCGGTATGCACGGCACTTACGAAGCCAATTTGGCGATGCAGAATGCGGATGTGGTTTTGGCTGTGGGCGCGCGTTTTGACGACCGCGTGGTTTCCGTACCGTCGAAGTTTTTGGAAAAACCGAAAAAAATCATCCACATCGACATCGATCCGTCCAGCATTGCCAAGCGCGTGAAAGTGGATGTTCCGATTGTCGGCGACGTGAAAAACGTGTTGGCCGAGATGATCGGCATCTGCGAGAAGCAGGAAACCCTGCCGGGGCGAGAGCATTTGGACAAATGGTGGCGCAGCATCGAGCAATGGCGCAGTCGCAACTGCTTGTGGTTTGACAACGAAAGCGAAATCATCAAGCCGCAGTATGTGGTGCAGAAACTGGCGGAAGTAACCGGCAATTCGGCGATTATCACTTCCGATGTCGGCCAACACCAAATGTTTGCCGCGCAATATTATCCGTTTGAACGCCCGCGCCAATGGCTGAATTCCGGCGGCTTGGGCACGATGGGCGTCGGCCTGCCGTATGCGATGGGCGCGAAACTCGCCGCGCCGGAGCAGGACGTGTTCTGTATCACGGGCGAAGGTTCGATTCAGATGAACATCCAAGAGCTTTCCACCTGTTTCCAGTACCATATCCCGATTAACGTGGTAACGCTCAACAACGGCTATCTGGGTATGGTCCGCCAATGGCAGGAGCTTTACTATGGCAACCGCGAGTCGGAAACCTATTTTGATTCGCTGCCCGATTTCGTAAAACTCGCCGAGGCTTACGGCCATATCGGTATCCGCGTTGACAAGCCCGCCGATGTCGAAGGTGCGCTGCTTGAGGCGCTCAATCAGAAAGACCGTCTGGTATTTTTGGATTTTATTACCGACAAAAAACAAAACGTGTTCCCCATGGTAGGCAACGGCAAAGGCTTGGACGAAATGGTGCTGCCCGCGCATATGCGCGAGACCAAAGCCGACAGCGACGTCAACGACGTTCACGACCGTGATTACGACACAAGGAGCGTGCCATGAGACACATTTTATCCGTTTTGATGGAAAACGAATCGGGCGCGATGAGCCGCGTGGTCGGCCTGTTTTCCGCGCGCGACTACAACATCGACTCGCTGGCGGTTGCGGCGACCGAAGACAAAACCCTTTCGCGCATGACCATCGTCACCCACGGCGATGCGACCGTTATCGAGCAGATTACCAAGCAGCTCAACAAGCTGGTTGAGGTTGTGAAAGTCGTCGATTTGAACGAAAGCCGTTTTGTCGAACGCGAGCTGATGCTGGTCAAACTGCGCGCGCAAGGCAAAGACCGCGACGAGTTCCTGCGCCTGACCGAAATCTACCGTGGTCATGTCGTGGACGTTACCGACAAGAGCTATACCGTTGAAATCACAGGTTCTTCCGACAAACTCGATTCCTTCCTCGAAACCGTCGGCAAAGCCGTCATCCTCGAAACCGTGCGCACCGGTGCGGCGGGCATCGGACGCGGCGAGCGGATTTTGAAGATTTGATTTTTAACATTTTCAGACGGCCTTACGGGTTTTCACGCTTGAGGCCGTCTGAAAAACTCTCTGAAGGATTTGCAATGAGTATTAAAATTACTGCTGTCATCACCGTCAAACCCGAATGCCGCCAAGAGCTGCAAGAGGTGTTCCAAGCGCTGATTCCGGCCAGCCGCCGCGAAGCAGGCAACATCCGTTACGATTTGCACCAAGATCTGCAAAACGAAAACCGTTTTGTATTTTTTGAAAATTGGCGCGACCAAGCCGCCGTTGACGAACACAACGCCAGTGCGCATTTTCAGGCTTTCGTCGACGCCATCGAGGGCAAAACCGATGTACTCGACATCATCGTGATGCGCGACGTTTCGGAAAACTCCGACTGATTCAAGCTGCGCCCGCCGCTGTTTGGAAACCGTTTTCAGACGGCCTGAAATACGCGGGTGCGGTTTTCAGCTTCCAACCAATCTTTTATTTTCAAAGGAAAAACAATGCAAGTTTATTACGATAAAGACGCCGACCTGTCTCTGATCAAAGGTAAAACCGTTGCCATTATCGGTTACGGTTCGCAAGGCCACGCACACGCCGCCAACCTGAAAGATTCCGGCGTAAACGTGGTGATCGGTCTGCGTCAGGGCGGTTCTTGGAAAAAAGCCGAAGCCGCCGGCCATGTGGTAAAAACCGTTGCCGAAGCGACCAAAGCCGCCGACGTAGTGATGATTCTGCTGCCCGACGAAACCATGCCTGCCGTTTACAAAGCCGAAATCCATGACAACCTGAAAGCAGGTGCGGTATTGGCGTTTGCCCACGGCTTCAACATCCACTACAACCAAATCGTGCCGTCTAAAGACGTTGACGTGATTATGGTTGCGCCCAAAGGCCCCGGCCACACCGTGCGCAGCGAATACCTCAAAGGCGGCGGCGTGCCCTCGCTCATCGCCGTTTACCAAGACCAAAGCGGCAAAGCCCGCGACATCGCCCTGTCTTATGCCGCAGCCAACGGCGGTACCAAAGGCGGCGTAATCGAAACCAACTTCCGCGAAGAAACCGAAACCGACCTGTTCGGCGAACAAGCCGTATTGTGCGGCGGCGTGGTCGAGCTGATCAAAACCGGCTTTGAAACACTGACCGAAGCAGGCTACGCGCCCGAAATGGCGTACTTTGAGTGCTTGCACGAAATGAAGCTGATTGTTGACCTGATTTACGAAGGCGGTATCGCCAACATGAATTACTCGATTTCCAACAACGCGGAATACGGCGAATACGTTACCGGCGTGGAAGTCATCAACAGCCAGTCCCGCGAGGCCATGCGCAATGCGCTCAAACGCATCCAAACCGGCGAATACGCGAAAATGTTCATCCAAGAGGGTAACACCAACTACCCGAGCATGACCGCTCGCCGCCGTCTGAACGCCGAACACCAAATCGAAAAAGTCGGCGCACAGCTGCGCAGCATGATGCCGTGGATTGCGAAAAACAAACTGGTTGACTTGGACAAAAACTAAATCAGGCCGAAGCAAATCCTAGAGGCCGTCTGAAAACTCTAAACGCATCGCAAGCAGAGTTTTCAGACGGCCTTTTAGTTTTTTAATAACAGTCTCAGGCCGTCTGAAAAAAGTGATGGTAGGTATTTGGAGTTCTTTATCTAAATATTCGTTTTAAATTATGCTTTAACTTGTCAGAGTAGAATTGATCCGATAATTTTGTGCAATCGTGTTGCTTATATTTATAGCGATTAACGCGTTGTGTTTAGTTATAAGGAACTAGTTATAGCGTATAAAGTTGATTTTCAAGATTTGTAAATTTGACTTTCATCAAATTACAGGCATTTGTAGATTCATATAATACGAATATTCGAGTATCGGTATAACGGGAATCATCATGTCCGTTTCAGAAATAAAAGGCGCGGGAAAAGGATTTTTCTTGCGAATAGCCGCTGTTTTGGCAACAGCGCTTTTCTTACTGACATTCAGTCTGCCCGCATCGGCAGAACGTTTGCCGGAATTTCTCCAAAAGGTTAAGCCGTCTGAAATTTTCCCGGGCGCAGACCGCTATGGCAAGCCCGAGGGCAAGCCTATGGTTGCCCGCGTGTTCAAAGGGCAGGAACAGGTCGGTTTGGTTTATATCACGACCGATGTGGTCAGTACGCGCGGTTATTCGAGCAAACCCATTGATACAATGGTGGCGCTGGCCAACGACGGTAAAATTGCCGGCGCCAAACTGGTGGCGCACAACGAACCGATTATGTTGATCGGTATCCCCCAATCGCGCGTGGATAAATTTATTTCCAACTATGTGGGCTTGAATTTTCTGAAAGATCCGCCCAAACCCGGCGTTGCGCCGGCGGATATTATCAGCGGCGCAACCGTGACGCTGATGGTGATTAACGACAGTATGCAGCGGTCGGTTAAAGCCGTTGCCCATCAATACAAACTGGGCACGGCTGAAGCCACAGCCGGCGCAGCCTCGGCGGCGGGAGACAAAGCAGTGTCAGGTGCGGCAGCCCAAGCGGCGCCGGAAGTGAAAACCCGTCCGCGCCGTGCGGTCAACCTGGAAAAACAGGATGTTCAGTCGTGGAACGCGCTCTTGGAGCAAAAAGCGGTTGCCAAGCTGCACATGACGGTTGCCGATGTAAACAAATTGTTCAAACAAAACGGCAAAGCCGGTTCGGCCGACCATCCCGAGCCGGGTGAGCCTGATGAAACCTTTATCGATATGTATGTGGCGCTGGTAAGTCAGCCTTCTATCGGTAAAAGCCTGCTGGGCGAAGCGGGTTGGCAGAATCTGCAAAACCGTCTGCAACCCGGTCGGCAGGCCGTCTTAATTGCCGGCGAAGGCCATTATTCGTGGAAAGGTTCGGGTTATGTGCGCGGTGGGATTTTCGACCGTATCGAAATGATTCAGGGCGAAACCACGTTCCGCTTTACCGATACGCAACACGAGCGCGTGGTGGCGCTGGCGGCAGAGGGCGCGCCTGCGTTTAAAGAAGTTTCTTGGTTTACTATTCCCAACGGCGTAGAATTTGACGCAGCCGAACCTTGGCGCGTGCAATTAATGATTCAGCGTGTGTTGAGCGTCAGCGACAAAGCGTTTGTTACAGCCGATTTGGATTACGAATTGCCCAAAGGCTATTACGTTGACGACCCGAAAGCCGAACCGGTCACGATTACCGAGCCTGTCGAAGCGCCGGCGCCTGCTGCCGATGAGGCCAAAGGCGCAGCCGCCCAAACCGCGGGCATTGCCGATGCCGCCAGCCGCGACGGCGAATCGGCGCAGCTTTGGAAACAGATTTGGAAGGCCAAACAAGGCCAGATTATCGTGGTCGGCATTGCACTTTCCATTCTGCTGCTGATTTTCCTGTTTCAAGACTGGGTGGTGCGCTATGAAAAATGGTACGACCGCTTCCGCATCGTATTTTTGACCTTTACGCTGTTTTATATCGGCTTTTACGCGCAGGCACAACTTTCGGTGGTGAATACGCTGACGCTGTTTTCCGCCATCCTGACCGATTTCCACTGGGAATTTTTCCTGATGGATCCGCTGGTGTTTATCCTGTGGCTGTTTACCGCGGCGACCATGCTGTTGTGGAACAGAGGCGTATTCTGCGGCTGGCTCTGCCCGTTTGGCGCGTTGCAGGAACTGACCAACAGCATCGCCAAAAAACTGGGCGTGAAACAGATTACCGTGCCGCATATGCTGCACACCCGCTTGTCAGCGGTCAAATATCTGATTTTCTTCGGACTTTTAGGAATTTCGCTCTACGACTTGGGTTTGGCCGAACATTTCGCCGAAGTCGAGCCGTTTAAAACCGCGATTATTCTGAAATTTGTCCGCGAATGGTGGTTTGTCGCCTTTGCCGTTGCGCTGTTGGTTGCCGGCCTGTTTGTCGAACGCTTCTTCTGCCGCTATCTCTGTCCGCTGGGCGCGGCGATTGCGATTCCGGGGCGTTTCCGCATTTTCGACTGGCTGCGCCGTTATAAAATGTGCGGCAATCCTTGCCAGATTTGTACCCACGAATGCCCCGTTCAGGCGATTGCGCACGAAGGCGACATCCATCCGAACGAATGTATCCAATGTCTGCATTGCCAAGTGATGTACCATCACGAAACCCGTTGTCCGCAGGTTGTGGCCGATTTGAAGAAAAAACGCCGTCAGGCAGCGGCGAAAGACGGAGGTGGCGAAACAGCCGCGGCGCAGGAGCAGGTTGTGCATTTTGTCAAACCCGCCCAAGCAGACAAGTAATCCAATCCATTGGTTTTCAATCCCAAACGGTAGGCCGTCTGAAAAGACCAATACCAAATTCATCTCCAAGGAGTTTTATTATGTCAGACGAAAAATTAGAACAAAACGGCCTGAGCCGCCGTTCGTTTCTGGGTACGGCCGCCGCATCGGGTGCGGGCATTGCCGGTGCCGGCCTGTTAGGCTTGGCGGGCTGCTCGAAAAACGAGGGTGGTAAACCGGCCGCTGCTTCAGGTGCTTCAGGCGAAGCGCCCAAAGCGAAAGCCGAAGCCAAACCGGGTGAACAGACTTCCGAAGTCGGCCCGGGCGAGCTTGACCAATACTACGGTTTCCTTTCAGGCGGCCAATCCGGCGAAATGCGTTTGTTGGGTGTTCCGTCTATGCGCGAACTGATGCGTATTCCCGTATTCAATATGGACAGCGCAACAGGCTGGGGACGCACCAACGAAAGCCTGAAAATCCTCAATGAGAACAATACGCCGGAAACAACTGCCTATCTGAAAGCCACCAACCAACGCTGCCTGCCCAACGGCGACCTGCATCACCCGCACCTGTCGTTTACAGACGGCACTTACGACGGACGATACGCCTACGCCAACGACAAAGCCAACAACCGCGTCTGCCGTGTGCGCTTGGACGTGATGAAAACCGACAAAATCGTGCAGATTCCGAATGCTTCGGGTATCCACGGCCTGCGTCCGCAACGTTATCCGAAAACCGGTTATGTATTTGCCAACGGCGAACATATTGTGCCTGTAAAAGATTACGGTACGCTGAATGATCCGAAAACTTGGTATTCCGTCTATACCGCCATCGACGGAGAAACCATGAAAATTGCATGGCAGGTTTTGGTGGATGGCAACTTGGACAACGGCGACGCCGACTACCAAGGCAAATACTCGTTTTCAACCTGTTACAACTCCGAGCGCGCATTGACCGTAGCCGGCGCGTCTGCTGCCGAACAAGACTGGTGTGTTGTCTTCAATCTGAAAGCGATTGAAGAAGCCGTAAAAGCCGGCAAAGCCAAAGAAGTCAACGGCGTCAAATTGTTAGACGGCCGCGCCGAAGCCAAATCCGACTTTACCCGCTACATTCCGACACCGAAATCACCGCACGGCTGTAACGCCTCTCCCGACGGCAAATACATCATGCTTAACGGTAAACTGTCGCCGACCGTGACCGTTTTGGATGTGAGCAAACTGGATGATTTGTTTGCCGGCAAAATCAAAGAGCGCGATGTTGTTGTTGCTGAACCGCAACTGGGTCTCGGCCCGCTGCATACCGCATTCGACGGCCGCGGAAACGCCTACACCACGCTGTTTATCGACAGCCAGATGGTGAAATGGAACATCGACGATGCGATTAAAGCCTACAAAGGCGAGAAAATCGATCCGATTAAGCAAAAACTCGACGTTCACTACCAGCCCGGCCACAACCACACTACCATGGGCGAAACCAAAGAAGCCGACGGCAAATGGCTGGTGTCTTTGAACAAATTCTCTAAAGACCGCTTCTTGAACGCCGGCCCGCTGAAACCCGAGTGCGACCAACTGATCGACATTTCCGGCGATGAAATGCGTTTGGTTCACGACAATCCGACCTTTGCCGAACCGCATGACCTCTGCCTAGTTGCGGCGTCTAAAGTGAACCCGAAAAAAGTTTGGGACCGCAAAGACCCGTGGATGTGGCAGGATGCCGTCGAACAGGCGAAAAAAGACGGCGTGGAGCTGGAAAAAGCCGCCAAAGTCATCCGCGAAGGCAACAAAGTCCGCGTCTATATGACCGCTGTTGCGCCTGCATACAGCGTGCCGCAGTTTGAAGTGAATCAAGGCGACGAGGTTACCGTTTATGTGACCAATAACGAAACCATCGAAGACTTGACCCACGGCTGGACATTGGAAGGCTACGGCATCGCCATGGAAATCGGCCCGCAGGCCACCGCTTCCGTAACCTTCAAAGCCGACCTTCCGGGCGTTCACTGGTATTACTGCCAATGGTTCTGCCATGCGCTGCACATGGAAATGTCAGGCCAGATGATTGTCAAACCCCGCTAAACAGGGCTTGTTGACCATCTGAACGACAGGCCGTCTGAATTTTTCAGACGGCCTTTATCGCAAAGTGGTTTGCAGAGAAACAGCCGCAGACTGTTTTGCGGTAAATCCGATCCGCACATCCATGCCGTCTGAAAAAAACGATCAAAACCTTATGCCGACACTGTTTGCCTATCTTTTCCGAAACGCCGCTTTTGCCGCGCTGGCCGCCGCCGCGTTTCAGACGGCCTCAGCCGCAGTCATTCAGGTTTCGCCGCAGGAAAATCTTGCCGAAGCCGTCAAAACCGCCCGCGCGGGCGACACGCTCAAGCTCGCTTCCGGCGTTTACAAAACCAAGCTCTACATCGACAAACCGCTGACCATCGAAGGGCCGAAAGACCGTTCGGCCGAAATTCAGGGCGACAAAACGGGGCGCACAATCGATGTGCACGCCCCCGACGTGACCCTGCGCAATCTGACCGTCAGCCAGTCCGGCCGCAGTCTGCCCGAGATGGACGCCGGTATTTTCCTTGACGAAACCGCCCCGTGCGCCAAAGTCGAAAACAGCAATATTTTTGAAAACTCCGTCGGCGTGCACATCCACGGCGCCAAAGATGCGCTGGTGCAAAACAACACCATCGTCGGCGACCACAAACTGCGCATCAACGAGCGCGGCGATGCCGTTGCCGTCTGGAACGCCCCCGGCGCAAAAGTCATCAACAACGACATTTCCAAAGGCCGCGACGGCATTTTTTCCAACACCAGCGCGTTTAATACCTATAAAAACAACCGCTTCACCGACGTGCGCTTCGCCGTGCATTATATGTACACCAACGACAGCGAAGTTTCTGACAACATTTCCGTCGGCAACAACATCGGGTTCGCCATGATGTTTTCCGACCGCATCAAAGTGCACGGCAACATCGCCGTCAAAAGCAACGACCAGGGCATCATGCTTAACTACGTCAACCAGTCGGAAATTTCCGACAACGTCATCTATGATGCCGGAAAATGCGCCTTTTTCTACAACGCCAACAACAACCAAGTCGTGCGCAACTATTTTGAAAACTGCAAAATCGGCATCCACTTCACTGCCGCCCCCGAAGGCACGGTCTTGTCGGAAAACTCTTTCGTCAACAACGAAAATCAGGTCAAATTCGTCGGCACCCGCTTTTTCGACTGGGGCGAAAGCGGGCGTGGCAATTATTGGAGCGACAACAGCGCGTTTGATTTAGACGGCGACGGTTTCGGCGACAACGCCTACCGACCCAACGGCATCACCGACCAAATCATCTGGCGCGCTCCCGTCGCCCGCCTGCTGCTCAACAGCCCCGCCGTCGCCATCATCAAATGGGCGCAGTCGCAGTTTCCCGCCATCCTGCCCGGCGGTGTCGCCGACAGCCGCCCGCTGATGCAACCCTACCAAAACGCCACCATGCCGGAATATCAAAAAATCAAAGACGACCTGATCAAACAGGCCGCCAAACACAAATCGCAATGGGCAGACCGGCAGGATATGAGTATGTAAGGCGGTCTGACGCTTCGGCTACGCTCAGCGCCAGAATTTTCACCGACGTCATTTCCGCGCAGGCGGGAATCCACGCTTGATACCCTGAAAATTTCTTTAAAACAGCATATTGCCCGTTTTTAAGTGTGGATTCCCGCCTGCGCGGGAATGACGATGGCGGGGGTATTAACCGTTTCAGACGGCATTCAAGCGGATTTTGCGAAGGGCTTGAATGTTTGTTTTGAACACAATGATGCCGTCTGAAAAAAATATCCGCTTTACAAACGACCCTCTTTTTTCAGGCGGCCCAACCCGCAAACCATGCCGTCTGAAAACCCCAAAACCCTACAAGGAACCCGCATGAGCAACCATGTCGAGCTGAAAAACGTAACCAAACGGTTTGGCGCGCAAAAGGCCGTTAACCAAGTCAATCTGGTGCTCAAAGCCGGCGAGAGCGTCGGGCTGGCCGGCCACAACGGCGCCGGCAAGTCCACACTCATCAAACTCATCCTCGGCCTGATTACCCCGAGCGAAGGCGAAGTCATGCTGTTGGGCGAACAAACCGGCAGCAAAGCCGGTGCGCCGGTGCGCAGCCAAATCGGCTACCTGCCTGAAACCGTCGCGCTGCACCCCTCGCTTACCGGCCTCGAAACCCTTGCCTTTTACGCCAAACTCAAAAAACAGCCGCTGACCAAAAACCAAGAGCTGCTCGAGCGCGTCGGCATCCTCCAAGCCGCCGGCCGCCGCGTCGGTACCTACTCCAAAGGCATGCGTCAACGCCTCGCCCTCGCGCAGGCGCTGTTGGGCGAACCCAAAGTCTTACTGTTTGACGAACCCACCACCGGCCTCGACCCCGCTTCGCGGCAGATGTTTTACGAAGTCGTGCGCGAACTCAACGGCAAAGGCGCCACCGTCCTCCTCAGCACCCACGCCCTCGCCGAACTCGACGGCCACACCGACCGCATCGTCGTCATGCGCAACGGTGTCAAAGCCGCCGACGGCAGCATGGGCGAACTCCACATCCAAAGCGGCCTGCCGCTCACCGTCAAAGCCCGCCTGCGCGACGGACGAGCCCTGTCCGACCGCTGGGACACTTCAGACGGCCTCAACTTCCGCGCCCAATGCAAAGCCGAAGAACGTATGAACCTGCTCGCCGAACTCGGCAGCCTCAGCGGTCTCGAATACCTCGACATCCATACGCCGACGCTGGACGAAATGTATGCCGAGTTTTTGAAGCGGGAAGACAAATAGGGCAGGGGAGAGGCCGTCTGAAAACGCCCACCATACGGCTGAGGTATTTGTTCAAACCCAAGCATCCCTCTCCCGCGGGAGAGGGGATGAGTGCGCGAAGCCCCAGACATTTCAGACGGCCTCCCCCCCACACACAAAATTGCCGTCTGAAAAAAACTACCGATTAAAAAATT
Coding sequences within it:
- the ilvC gene encoding ketol-acid reductoisomerase, with the translated sequence MQVYYDKDADLSLIKGKTVAIIGYGSQGHAHAANLKDSGVNVVIGLRQGGSWKKAEAAGHVVKTVAEATKAADVVMILLPDETMPAVYKAEIHDNLKAGAVLAFAHGFNIHYNQIVPSKDVDVIMVAPKGPGHTVRSEYLKGGGVPSLIAVYQDQSGKARDIALSYAAANGGTKGGVIETNFREETETDLFGEQAVLCGGVVELIKTGFETLTEAGYAPEMAYFECLHEMKLIVDLIYEGGIANMNYSISNNAEYGEYVTGVEVINSQSREAMRNALKRIQTGEYAKMFIQEGNTNYPSMTARRRLNAEHQIEKVGAQLRSMMPWIAKNKLVDLDKN
- a CDS encoding nitrous oxide reductase family maturation protein NosD; its protein translation is MPTLFAYLFRNAAFAALAAAAFQTASAAVIQVSPQENLAEAVKTARAGDTLKLASGVYKTKLYIDKPLTIEGPKDRSAEIQGDKTGRTIDVHAPDVTLRNLTVSQSGRSLPEMDAGIFLDETAPCAKVENSNIFENSVGVHIHGAKDALVQNNTIVGDHKLRINERGDAVAVWNAPGAKVINNDISKGRDGIFSNTSAFNTYKNNRFTDVRFAVHYMYTNDSEVSDNISVGNNIGFAMMFSDRIKVHGNIAVKSNDQGIMLNYVNQSEISDNVIYDAGKCAFFYNANNNQVVRNYFENCKIGIHFTAAPEGTVLSENSFVNNENQVKFVGTRFFDWGESGRGNYWSDNSAFDLDGDGFGDNAYRPNGITDQIIWRAPVARLLLNSPAVAIIKWAQSQFPAILPGGVADSRPLMQPYQNATMPEYQKIKDDLIKQAAKHKSQWADRQDMSM
- the ilvB gene encoding biosynthetic-type acetolactate synthase large subunit, with the protein product MQLSGAQIVVQSLKAEGVEYVFGYPGGAVLEIYDAIFQLNKFKHILTRHEQAAVHAADAYARTSGKVGVALVTSGPGATNALTGIATAYSDSVPIVVITGQVGTPSIGTDAFQEVDTVGISRPCVKHNFLVTDINELAVTIKKAFQIAASGRPGPVVVDVPKDVTQAMAKFSYPQEDVFIRSYQPVTQGHVGQIKKAVQMFASAKRPVVYFGGGIVLGNAAKQLTDFVRLTGAPCVGTLMGLGAYPSSDRQFLGMLGMHGTYEANLAMQNADVVLAVGARFDDRVVSVPSKFLEKPKKIIHIDIDPSSIAKRVKVDVPIVGDVKNVLAEMIGICEKQETLPGREHLDKWWRSIEQWRSRNCLWFDNESEIIKPQYVVQKLAEVTGNSAIITSDVGQHQMFAAQYYPFERPRQWLNSGGLGTMGVGLPYAMGAKLAAPEQDVFCITGEGSIQMNIQELSTCFQYHIPINVVTLNNGYLGMVRQWQELYYGNRESETYFDSLPDFVKLAEAYGHIGIRVDKPADVEGALLEALNQKDRLVFLDFITDKKQNVFPMVGNGKGLDEMVLPAHMRETKADSDVNDVHDRDYDTRSVP
- a CDS encoding ABC transporter ATP-binding protein, whose product is MPSENPKTLQGTRMSNHVELKNVTKRFGAQKAVNQVNLVLKAGESVGLAGHNGAGKSTLIKLILGLITPSEGEVMLLGEQTGSKAGAPVRSQIGYLPETVALHPSLTGLETLAFYAKLKKQPLTKNQELLERVGILQAAGRRVGTYSKGMRQRLALAQALLGEPKVLLFDEPTTGLDPASRQMFYEVVRELNGKGATVLLSTHALAELDGHTDRIVVMRNGVKAADGSMGELHIQSGLPLTVKARLRDGRALSDRWDTSDGLNFRAQCKAEERMNLLAELGSLSGLEYLDIHTPTLDEMYAEFLKREDK
- a CDS encoding putative quinol monooxygenase, whose amino-acid sequence is MSIKITAVITVKPECRQELQEVFQALIPASRREAGNIRYDLHQDLQNENRFVFFENWRDQAAVDEHNASAHFQAFVDAIEGKTDVLDIIVMRDVSENSD
- the nosZ gene encoding TAT-dependent nitrous-oxide reductase, whose product is MSDEKLEQNGLSRRSFLGTAAASGAGIAGAGLLGLAGCSKNEGGKPAAASGASGEAPKAKAEAKPGEQTSEVGPGELDQYYGFLSGGQSGEMRLLGVPSMRELMRIPVFNMDSATGWGRTNESLKILNENNTPETTAYLKATNQRCLPNGDLHHPHLSFTDGTYDGRYAYANDKANNRVCRVRLDVMKTDKIVQIPNASGIHGLRPQRYPKTGYVFANGEHIVPVKDYGTLNDPKTWYSVYTAIDGETMKIAWQVLVDGNLDNGDADYQGKYSFSTCYNSERALTVAGASAAEQDWCVVFNLKAIEEAVKAGKAKEVNGVKLLDGRAEAKSDFTRYIPTPKSPHGCNASPDGKYIMLNGKLSPTVTVLDVSKLDDLFAGKIKERDVVVAEPQLGLGPLHTAFDGRGNAYTTLFIDSQMVKWNIDDAIKAYKGEKIDPIKQKLDVHYQPGHNHTTMGETKEADGKWLVSLNKFSKDRFLNAGPLKPECDQLIDISGDEMRLVHDNPTFAEPHDLCLVAASKVNPKKVWDRKDPWMWQDAVEQAKKDGVELEKAAKVIREGNKVRVYMTAVAPAYSVPQFEVNQGDEVTVYVTNNETIEDLTHGWTLEGYGIAMEIGPQATASVTFKADLPGVHWYYCQWFCHALHMEMSGQMIVKPR
- a CDS encoding NosR/NirI family protein produces the protein MPASAERLPEFLQKVKPSEIFPGADRYGKPEGKPMVARVFKGQEQVGLVYITTDVVSTRGYSSKPIDTMVALANDGKIAGAKLVAHNEPIMLIGIPQSRVDKFISNYVGLNFLKDPPKPGVAPADIISGATVTLMVINDSMQRSVKAVAHQYKLGTAEATAGAASAAGDKAVSGAAAQAAPEVKTRPRRAVNLEKQDVQSWNALLEQKAVAKLHMTVADVNKLFKQNGKAGSADHPEPGEPDETFIDMYVALVSQPSIGKSLLGEAGWQNLQNRLQPGRQAVLIAGEGHYSWKGSGYVRGGIFDRIEMIQGETTFRFTDTQHERVVALAAEGAPAFKEVSWFTIPNGVEFDAAEPWRVQLMIQRVLSVSDKAFVTADLDYELPKGYYVDDPKAEPVTITEPVEAPAPAADEAKGAAAQTAGIADAASRDGESAQLWKQIWKAKQGQIIVVGIALSILLLIFLFQDWVVRYEKWYDRFRIVFLTFTLFYIGFYAQAQLSVVNTLTLFSAILTDFHWEFFLMDPLVFILWLFTAATMLLWNRGVFCGWLCPFGALQELTNSIAKKLGVKQITVPHMLHTRLSAVKYLIFFGLLGISLYDLGLAEHFAEVEPFKTAIILKFVREWWFVAFAVALLVAGLFVERFFCRYLCPLGAAIAIPGRFRIFDWLRRYKMCGNPCQICTHECPVQAIAHEGDIHPNECIQCLHCQVMYHHETRCPQVVADLKKKRRQAAAKDGGGETAAAQEQVVHFVKPAQADK
- the ilvN gene encoding acetolactate synthase small subunit, whose protein sequence is MRHILSVLMENESGAMSRVVGLFSARDYNIDSLAVAATEDKTLSRMTIVTHGDATVIEQITKQLNKLVEVVKVVDLNESRFVERELMLVKLRAQGKDRDEFLRLTEIYRGHVVDVTDKSYTVEITGSSDKLDSFLETVGKAVILETVRTGAAGIGRGERILKI